A single region of the Amia ocellicauda isolate fAmiCal2 chromosome 8, fAmiCal2.hap1, whole genome shotgun sequence genome encodes:
- the ankra2 gene encoding ankyrin repeat family A protein 2: MASVPEQNPEGPLASGGIEGLCVLPDINMKGEQQGGEEGGSQGVAMGIKFILPNRFDMNVCSRFVKSLNEEDSKNIQDQVNSDLEVASVLFKAECNIQTSPSPGIQVRHVYTPSTTKHFSPIKQSTTLTNKHRGNEVSSTPLLVHSLSIHQLAAQGEMVFLASRIEQETVINLQDEEGFTPLMWAAAHGQIAVVEFLLQNGADPSLLAKGRESALSLACSKGYTDIVKMLIDCGVDINEYDWNGGAPLLYAVHGNHVRCVEILLESGADPTVETDSGFNPMDMAVAMGHRNVQQVMEAYLLKLLHGIKE; the protein is encoded by the exons ATGGCTTCAGTACCAGAGCAGAACCCCGAGGGCCCGCTGGCATCGGGGGGCATAGAGGGGCTGTGCGTGCTGCCCGACATCAATATGAAGGGGGAGCAGCAGGGCGGAGAGGAGGGCGGCTCACAGGGCGTCGCCATGGGCATCAAGTTCATTTTGCCCAACCGCTTTGACATGAACGTGTGCTCACGCTTCGTCAAGTCCCTGAATGAGGAGGACAGCAAGAACATCCAGGACCAGGTCAACTCGGACCTGGAGGTGGCCTCTGTCCTTTTCAAAG CGGAGTGCAACATTCAGACCTCCCCCTCTCCAGGAATTCAAGTGCGCCACGTTTACACCCCGTCCACCACAAAGCACTTCTCCCCCATCAAGCAGTCAACCACCCTGACCAACAAGCACCGTGGGAACGAGGTCTCCTCCACGCCCCTGCTGGTGCACT CCTTGTCCATTCACCAGCTGGCAGCTCAAGGAGAAATGGTGTTCTTGGCAAGCAGGATTGAGCAAG AAACTGTGATCAACCTGCAGGACGAGGAGGGCTTCACCCCGCTGATGTGGGCCGCGGCACACGGCCAGATCGCTGTGGTGGAGTTCCTGCTGCAGAAC GGAGCAGACCCCAGCCTCCTGGCCAAGGGCCGAGAGAGCGCCTTGTCGCTGGCCTGCAGTAAGGGCTACACCGACATTGTCAAGATGCTCATCGACTGTGGAGTGGATATCAATGAGTATGACTGG AACGGGGGGGCTCCTCTGCTGTACGCTGTTCACGGGAACCACGTCCGCTGTGTGGAGATCCTTCTGG AGAGTGGCGCTGACCCCACTGTTGAAACGGACTCGGGCTTCAATCCCATGGACATGGCGGTGGCGATGGGCCACAGGAATG TTCAACAGGTCATGGAAGCCTATCTGTTAAAGCTCCTCCACGGAATTAAAGAGTGA